AATGGTGCAAGATATCAGACTAGCTCCCACCTAGACCGTATTTTATTGTTTGATAAAGGTTGCATTGTCGAAGATGATACCCGTGGCGAATTACTAGCAAAACGTGGTGCTTACTATATGCAGGCAGATGGATTTTTGCCTGTACAAGCCGCTTACAGTGGCAAAGTATAAAATTGACTGCCAAACAAGGAGGGGAAAAAATTGCTAACAGTCCATAGCGAAAATGAACTAGAATTAGCTGCTGACGTGCTGGTAATTGGTGGTGGCCCTGCCGCAGCATGGGCAGCATGGGCAGCCGCATCCCAAGGTGTGAAAGTAATTATTGTTGATAAAGGTTTTCTGGGTACCAGCGGTGCTGCTGCTGCCAGTGGCAATGGCATCATGGCTCCTTCTCCAGAGAATTGGGAGAAAGTTTTATCGGAGCGTTATCGCATAGGAAAAAACCTAGCTAGCTTACGTTGGATAGAGCGTGTTATCGAAAAAACTTGGCTCAGTTTGCCTCTAGTGGAAAATTGGGGTTATCGTTTCCCCAAAGAAAATGGGGAATCCGTGCGTCAGAGTTATTATGGCCCTGAATATATGCGGGTACTTCGCAAAAACCTCTTGCGTGTTGGTGTGCAGATTCTCGACCAAAGTCCTGCTCTAGAGCTTTTATTGGCTGACGACGGCTCAGTGGCTGGAGCAAGAGGTGTGCAGCGGCAAAATCATCGCACCTATACTGTTCGCGCGGGTGCAGTAGTCTTGGCCAATGGCGGTTGTGCATTCTTGAGTAAAGCATTAGGTTGCAATACCAATACAGGTGATGGACTGCTGATGGCAGTAGAAGCTGGCGGCGAACTCTCCAGTATGGAAGCTTCTAATCACTATGCCATCTCGACCGCTTTCAATGCCACAGTGACACGGGGTGTTCCCTTTGGCTGGGCTAGTTACACCGATGAAGCAGGTAATGATCTTGGTGGCTATATCAATGGTCGTCGTGAGCCATCGTTCCTTCCTAATGCCCTCCTCAAAGGCTCCGTTTATGCTCGTTTGGATCGAGCTACACCTGAAGTTAAAGCAGTGATTGAAAAGTCTCATTTCATCGCTTTTCTACCCTATAAAAAAGCTGGCATTGACCCCTATACAGAAAGAGTACCTGTAACACTGGTTTTAGAAGGTACAGTCCGTGGTACAGGTGGAATTCGGATTGTGAATGATAGTTGCGGTACAAAGGTTCCTGGACTTTACGCCGCTGGTGATGCTGCATCGCGCGAGTTTTTAGCAGGTTTAGCTTCTGGGGGTGGTGGCCCCAATGCCGCGTGGGCAATCTCCACAGGGCAATGGGCAGGAGAAGGAGCAGCTATGTTTGCGAAGAGTCTGGGCGCTCATGCAAATCAACGGGTTACGCGTCCTACTGGTCAGGCCGGATTGCGATCGCACTCTCCAACTTCCTCTTCATTCGATAGCGGGGCGATTGTGCGCGGTGTACAAGCGCAGATGTTCCCGTTAGAGAAGAATTACTTGCGTTCTCAGCAGGGACTTCTGGATTCCCTCGCCAAATTAGAAACGCTGTGGCAGCAGCTACAAGGGAACCCGAAACAGGATACAGTGCGCGATGTCGAATTTTCTCGTCGAGCCGCTGCTCTGGTGGCTGTGGCGCGATGGGCATATTTTAGCGCTTTACATCGCACGGAAACGCGCAGCGAACATATTCGTGTGGACTATCCCGAAACCGATCCAAATCAGCGTTATTACCAGGCAACAGGTGGCTTAGATAAGCTATGGGTGAGGCGTGATTGGATCACGGATGCGATGTGTGGCGACAAGCCCTACCCTTCTGCTGACGGAGACGCTACGCCAACGGGAACGTCTTCGACGAACGGGTTCGGCAGTTACTTCAAGTCGGGAAACCCGCCCAACGCACTGCCTCACCGCAAAGCGTCTACGGTACACCACCATTACTAACCACTCAACCCACAACCTCTGTATCAAAGTTGTAGCAGGAGCAGTATCATGATCGAGCTTGTCAGCCATCAACTCTGTATCAATTGCAATGTGTGCGTCCAAGTTTGTCCTACCAATGTCTTTGACTCCGTACCCAACCAACCACCAGTGATTGCCCGAAAGGAAGATTGTCAAACTTGTTTTATGTGTGAGGCATATTGTCCTGCGGATGCGCTCTATGTTGCGCCCCAATCTCATACCAATGTTGCAGTCAATGAGGATGATTTAATTGAAAGTGGCATCATGGGTGAATATCGTCGCATCTTGGGTTGGGGATATGGCAGAAAAAACAATAGTGAATTAGATACTGCTCATAAACTGCGCCAACTGCCGCGCCCCTATCAAAGTTAATTTAACTTTTACAGCAGAAGTCCCACATCTCACTCTTAGGAGTGTGGGATGAATGCGAGTGAGTTGACGACAGTTCTCCGACTAATGCCGACAGGCATTAGTCGGAGAACATGGAGAAAACGAGCAAATTATTCAGTAGGGGATTCTTGCGCTTCAATATATTTTCTGAGTGTAGAGACTGTTACTCCACCACAACTAGCAACAAAATAAGAACCACTCCAAAATACGTCTTTCCAATAAAAACTTTCTAGATGTTCTGCAAATTCTTGGCGGAGTTTTCTAGATGATACAGACTTGAGATTATTGACTAACTTGCTAAGTTCAACGTCTGGATGATATTGGAAAAGCAAATGTACATGATCCTCCTCTCCATTAAACTCTACCAGCTTACAATCCCACTTTTCTAGTAATTCTTGCATTACAACATTGAGTCTACTTAGCATCTCAGATGTAAATGCTTTACGCCGATATTTAGTAACTAATACTAAATGTACTTTCAGGTCGCTAACAGACCAACATTAGAAACAAAATCATTTTTCATAATTTTTTGCAACTATATCTCAATCACTGTATACTAAAAATGTAACACTAATTTGGTCGAACAAGTGAGAACATCCTATCAGTACCGATTAAAACCAACTGCATGGCAAGCAGAAAAGATTGACAAAACGTTAGATATGCTACGTCATCAGTACAATTATCAGCTTGCTCAAAGGTTTGACTGGTATGAGCAAAATCGCTGTTCTATTGATAGATGTTCTCTAGTTGTTTGCCACATTCCAGAACTAAAAAATAAGCCTAATAGATTTAGTCAACAAGCAACGCTAACCCAACTAAAAAA
Above is a window of Nostoc sp. UHCC 0702 DNA encoding:
- the tnpA gene encoding IS200/IS605 family transposase: MKVHLVLVTKYRRKAFTSEMLSRLNVVMQELLEKWDCKLVEFNGEEDHVHLLFQYHPDVELSKLVNNLKSVSSRKLRQEFAEHLESFYWKDVFWSGSYFVASCGGVTVSTLRKYIEAQESPTE
- a CDS encoding 4Fe-4S binding protein; this encodes MIELVSHQLCINCNVCVQVCPTNVFDSVPNQPPVIARKEDCQTCFMCEAYCPADALYVAPQSHTNVAVNEDDLIESGIMGEYRRILGWGYGRKNNSELDTAHKLRQLPRPYQS
- a CDS encoding ABC transporter ATP-binding protein, yielding MIFTLLAVPTAGLIENGARYQTSSHLDRILLFDKGCIVEDDTRGELLAKRGAYYMQADGFLPVQAAYSGKV